GAAGTTCTTGGAGCTGGGAGAtagaccagtgtcactgaatgaTGGGGTATATGGGAGGAGTAAGgtgggaaaagaatggaaaattagGAAGGGGTAAGGTTGTGAAGGGCaagacaaaggattttatatttgatcctgggggtgatagggagccactgaggttTACTGAATAGTAGGTGACATAGTCAGAAGATTAATTTGGCTGGAGTGAGGAAAGGCTTGAAGCAGAGGAATCAACCAGCAGGTTAGtgtaatagtctaggcatgaggtgatgtgGGCCTGCACCAAGATGGTGGCAGcattggagaagggaagggggtgtATTTGAGAATTGTTGTGAAGGCAGAATTGATAAGCTTTGCTAACTATTTGGACATGGGGCAGTGAGAGAGAATGATGAATTGAGGATGTCACATAGGTTTGcaaacctggatgactgggaggatggtggtaccttccaTTCCCAGTAACAGGGAaattagaaagaagggagggtttaaagaggaaatgagtttagttttggacacgTTGAGTTCATGATGTTTACAGAATATCTTTAGAGATTTTAGAAAGGCAGTTAAAAATGTGAGTCTGGAGGTTATGAAAGGGGTTAGGACTGGACAAGCAGATCAGGAATCAtttgcacagagatgataattgaagtggatgagatcaccaagccaGGACAGAGTCCTAGGGgactccttcctttagtgggagtgacctggatgaagaaccagcaaagagactgagaaggagtggtcagagagtagaagaaacagaagagagtaACATCATGGAAacctataaagaagaaaagatcgAGGAGAAAAGGGTGATGGAGTCAAAAGCTGCAGAAGGGTCAAGAAGGTGGAGAATTTAAGAAAAGTCTTTGATTTTTTCAATTAAGAAATATCtgaggggcatctaggtggctcaatggatagagcactggccttgaaatcaggaggacctgagttcaaatctagccttagacatttactagttgtgtgaccctaggcaagtcacttaactttgattgCTACGCTTAATatatacttgttgaattaaattgttgaATTTCCAAGATGGAGATTCTTGTGTTCCTGAACTTAAAATAGTTATAGCTGATATTTATTTGAAGCTCAGCACAGTATGCTAGATAGTCAACCCAGGAGTTAGtaagaacagagttcaaatcttgcctctggcaCAGTGTTCTAAGTAACTAAAATGACAAATTATAAAGCAGCTGCCCAGCTGCAGTattagagagagtttcctcatctggttgttccctataccaataaaatcataggtctggtaaaaaaaaatgctagcatAATATTGTGTTTGAaggtttatgaaacacttttacattattatctcgtttgatcctcacaaaacccttTGAGATAAATGTTGTTAGTATGCCTATTTTCCACATGTAAAAACCGAGGCTAGGAgtagttaagtcacttgctcagggtcaaacagccaaCAAgttggggcagaatttgaactcaagtccttctgaatCTAAATCCAACCTTCTTGGCCGAACATCAAACCACATCATGCCACTATGCATCTCTGTATGTCTGGGGTTAAACTAACTAtaacttcctctcctcctcttcctcccaggtATTACAGAGGGGCAGTGGGGGCCCTTCTGGTATTTGACCTGACCAAACACCAGACCTATGCTGTGGTGGAGCGCTGGCTGAAGGAGCTATACGACCATGCGGAAGCCACCATTGTTGTCATGCTGGTGGGCAATAAGAGTGACTTGAGCAATGCAAGAGAGGTGCCCACTGAAGAGGCCCGCATGTTTGCTGGTGAGGGCCAGAGCTGAGTCTCTTGGTTTGCAAATTTATTTCCAGGCATATACCACTGATTCCTCAGATCAACctcttccccccatcccaagTCTAAAAGAGTTCCTTCAACCCTCAGGGATTTGGGACTTCCTTGATGTGTGCTCTTTCCCTGATGCACATTGCAGCCCTTCCATGTCTTGGTCCATGCTCCTCATGAGTCACTGTGGTCAAAAAAAGTCATCTGTCTTTGGTGATGGGCCTTCCAAACTTAGGGAGGGTCAGATGGTAGTGTGAACTTTTAGACACTTCTACTTTGGGTTCTGCCAATGTTCATGCTCTACTGACCTAGCCCTGAATGGTAaaatagtcagtcaacaaatacatgtacacacataaatgcatTTTTGTAacgtatatatacaaaataaacaccaGGCAGTTTGGGGACGGGGACACTAgttcagagattcttaacctggggtctgtgaacaggtttttaaatattttgataactgtatttcagcaaaattggtttcctttataatcctacatGTTTTTATTTGATGCTCTTAAAAATACTGTTCTAAGAAGGGGATCATCTTTAGACTTTACCAgtctgccaaagggatccatgatgcCAAAAATGGCTAAGAATTCCCTGACTAGTGTTTCATCGGATCAGGAAGGTGCCTATAAAAGATGATGGTTGAGCTGAGTcaccaaagagacaaaagattggagggagtgcattctagcaATGGGAGAACGTCTGGAGCAAAGGAGTGTAGTATGAGAAATACTGAGGACAGTTTGGTTGGACCATAGAGAACAGGAGTAACATATAATGAGTCTGGAGAGGTaggttgaatgaataaatgaaacatttattaagcacctactacataagaaagggcagctaggtgttgccaTAGTGCACAAAGTGCCAGGCctagtcttcctgagttcaaatccggtctcagacatttattagctgtgacccttggcaagtcacttaccctgtttgcctcagtttcctcatctgtaaaataagttggagaaggaaatggcaaaccactccaggatctctgccaagaaaaccccaaatggggtcacagagaatcagacaaaactgaacagtaacaatatgagaagcattgtgctaagtgttggggatttGGGATCAGATTGTGAGGactttaaaaaacccaaatgaagTGGTTTGTATTTAATAGTAGAGATAATTGAGAGCCACTAGAGTTTGTTGAGTGGGGGAGTGACatgttcaatcaatcaacaagtatttattaagcatctcctatatgccagacactattctaaatgttggggatacaagtacaaaaaaatgaaattatctcttATTataatgagcttatattctaatggaagagaccacaggtacatgtaaaatatatattcagCATAAATACGAAGTTTtatgttgctgttgagtcatttttcagtcatgtccaactctttgtgaccccatttggggttttcttggcagacatactgcagtggtttgccatttccatctccagttccttttacagatgaagaaaacgaagcaaacagagttaagtgacttgcccaggatcacacagctgggaagtatctgaggctagacttgaattctagtcttcctgactcctggcccagctctctattcactaagccacctagctagtcaatgtaaaaattaataaatacatatgtatctacacacacacacacacacacacacacacacacacacacagagtacttAAATACTTCCTACcctgggaggggagagaattaaAAGTTGTGGGGGTGAGAAGAGAATCAGTAAAAGCTTCATGCAGAGGATGTTCTGAGGtgcatcttaaaggaaaagaagggtcCCAGTGGCACTGGCAAAAAGGGAGTGCATTCCATGAATAGGAGACAGCTAGTACAAAGGTATGGACATAGGTAGGAGATGGAGAGTCATgagtgaggaaaggagagaaggctgGTCTGGCTGGATTGAAGAATGTTAGAGGTGGAGTAATGTCCAATGGGGCTGGAAAATGTCCATATCACTGCTTAAGGAAAGTCTGACAGGTGTCAGGAAAATGTTGTATGACATTGTACGACACTGTTGTTGTTAACCAAGGCACTAATTTAATTTATCATCATTGTTTAGTGATACATTAACATTTGAGCAGACTCACAGAATAACCTGTGGTAATTTAGGAGCTCATTTAAgattaaaatgatcatttttatcaTACCTGTTCCCCCATGATGGCAAGTTTGTTATAGTATACACACTGTCCTGATGGCTTAATTTCAGTGGGGATgaccagggttgttgttaggagtTTCCAAGGCTTTCCTCTGATTATCAATGTCAATGCCAACTACGATTTCCTTTTTTGTGTCAGAGAATAATGGACTCCTGTTTATTGAAACCTCAGCTCTTGACTCCACGAATGTAGAGCTGGCCTTCGAAACTGTCCTCAAAGGTTCGTATGATCCTTTGTATGTCTCTAGAAGCCACTATCCCTTCCCATTGCCCACTCTCAGGACTTTTCTTGATGTGATGCTCTCTGATGTCTCAGCCAGAAATTCAGAGAGCTGAGTTCCCCCTGCATCTCACCAAGATCTCAGCCCAATCCCCTGCTACACCCAGCTTCTAGGGCTCCTAACCTTTGTCTCTACCcctatgtctgtctatctctccctATCTCCCTTCCTCTGATCTGTTCTTCTCACAATTTGGCTATTAGTTTGGGGAAAGAACTCAGCAGTCCTGCTCACTGGAGCTCCCAGGGATGGAACCCAGTTACCCAAATTCTCCTGTTCCTTTGACCAACTTCCTTTTAAGTCCTGCTGCTCCCAGTGATCAAGAAAGGGAATTAGACTGTGGTGAACTGACCTGACCTTTGACCTCCATCCTTTGCCCTCCCAGAGATTTTCTCCAAGGTATCCAAGCAGCGGCAGAACAATGCCCGTGCCAGCACAGTCACTCTGAGCAGTGCCCAACCTGGGCAAGAGCTGGGGtctgaggagaagaaggcttgcTGTATCAACCTCTGAAGTCAGCTGGTGACCTGAGTATATTGGCCTGAAGCCTCTGCTGTTTGACCTAAATTTCCTATCATTCTCTCCCCATGAGTCTCAGCCCTAAAAGATGTCCCCTTCAGCTGCACCTTCACtaagcagagggagagagagggaccCAAATGTCTAGTTGGCTTTGGAGATCTGTGATGGATCACTTTCTTAGAGTGTTAGGGGAGTTTCTATAGCCCAGTTCCACATCCCTTCCTATTATTCATGTATATCCTTTCTCCCCTACACAAGATTAATTAGCTTTTGGGATATTTCTGTGCCCGTTGAAAAGGTCACCTGGCCCTAAGCACCTTGCTCTCACCCAGAAATCCAGGATTTTATTGCCCCTCCAGTAATGCCCCCCTTCTAGATCCCACCAATAAAAACTGTTTTGTAACAAGGGCCACCTGTTGCTTCTCCCTTGTAtttatcccttccccctctctccctacccacccaTGGGCCCTCAgcatccttccttttctctgtagTTCAGGGCTCCTCCCTAAAATCTCTTCTTTGAAGTCCCTGAGCCTCTGTCCTCCTCCCCATGAGCCTGTTGCCCCCTTGCCAGCTGTCTCTGGAGTCCTATGGTCTGGGGATGGTGCCAAGGAGGCGGGGAGGTGCCCACCCTCCCCTCTGCCAATCCTCAGGgcaggtgggagggaggggggaaggggaccGAGAAGGCAAGACAAAGGAAACAGCATTGGCAGGAACCATCTGGTGCCCTGGGTATTGGTGCCAAGAGCTGAGGTCACCTATACAGCAGTAGGAGGAGTTAGGGAAGAGGGTTCTGGGGGGCCAGGCACCTTAAACCCCAGCTGTAGGTGGGCAGGAGGGCAAAGGAGGCAGATGGGGCACCTAGGTCTTTATCTCTTGCGGTGGTGGGTAATACAGTTCAGGAGACAGGGCACTTAAGCTCACTTTCTTTCCTCAACAACTAAAGAGGAAAGCTGATGGCTTTGGTGTATGTGGGGATAATTATTGTGTCCCAtctcctgccttctctctctcacataGTCAGTCTTCTGTCTTGCTGAATATAGTCTGGAAGAAGCTGGATTGGGCTTCTGAAAAATAGGGACCACTTTTGTCTTTTGGTGCTGCACAAAAGTCCTCCCCACAGGTTGGGGGTAGGAAATTAGCAGGTGAAGGTGATTAAGTACTTAGAAATGCAAAGGAGAGGCAAACTAGTGAAGGGAGGGCAAGGGCAGAGAgggcaaagagacagagaggtacCCAGTGGTACCCAAACGTGTCTAGAACCCACCCCTCAAATGGTTCTTCTGCCCTCCCCaataaacacagacacagacacacagacagacagacacacacacacacacacctgctggAGCAGAAAAGAGGCAGGGTCATtaagtaataataattttaataaaattaagttCTTAATAGCACATTTAACACACTAACTGCCCACcccctttcttggtttctctgcATTTTGTGCAACATCGTCCAGACTCCATTATTCATGGGTTGGTTTTTTGCccctatttattttgtttcctttttccttcgcAAATTCGAATTCGTCTTGTCTTCCCTAGATGCCTCAAATTAAGTCTGACCACAATCCTACTTCTACATTCTACAGTGGGAAGACACCCCCTCCCCCTGTCCTGGGAGTAAAAACCCTACCATCCCATACCATTGGGGGTTCCCAGGACAAACAGCACAGAGTGGATGGAAAATCTGTTCTTGGTGGAAAGGAAGGTGGGGATGGGGATGTGTGAATCTGGGCAGAGGAGCAACCcagcatccctcccttccttctcaaggcacagggagggagagagctacTCCTTCACCTAACCCCATCCTgtggtggaggaggaagggagggaaagggccTGATTTGATTAGGGGTTGAGGGGAGGCAAGGACTAAAGAAATGAGTTTCCTTTTCGATGCAAGCCTCAAAAGGTTAAGTGAACCAGGGCCCCTGTTTTGGAACATGAGGTGAGAAGGGTACTTTTGAGACTTGCTTCCCCTAGCTGGCTCACTCCACTGACACCCCAACCTAAAGATCATGAATATGGCTGAACCAGAGAGGGGCGGCAGGGTCCTTCTGAGGTTATTGTCCTTCGCCTGCTTCTGTACCAGTTGGCTCTGGTTTGGCCCATTTACAGTGTGGCTGTCATCAGGGATGGAGAAACCTTAAGCCTAATACCCAAGTGGAAGTCCTTCCTAAAAATTGAACATCCATTCCTCTTACTGTAGTGCTGGTTTATTTTAAAGGGTGTGGGTAGGGGGAGAATtgaggaggaagggcattccaggcccAATGGAACGCTGCAGTTCCTTGAATCTCACAAGACAAAGGTGGAGTTGGAGATGACCTGAAGTGGAACCTTTGGGACTGTGATAAATGGAcaggttggggggtggggtggggtggagaagacAAAGGGGCAGATGGTGATATACTAGGGAAAGGGTCTAAACTGAAAGTAAGTGGGATGGAGATCAAACTTTCAGAAGGACTTCCCACATTTGAAATTGGGAGAGGCTAGCACTGAATGGATTTGGGCAGCGTTCTCTTCTTTCAAGATCAAGAAGAGAGACCCTTTGAAATGGGCTAATGTAATGGCCTGCCAGATGTGGGAACAGAGAGCAGGACCTAATGGTCCCTCCATAGTTTTCAGGGATGGTGGAATACAAGAGTGAAGGAAGAACTAAAGAATTGCCTCCCCTGTGCCCCTCATCCAGTCCAGCCTCATCTAGTTCCAAGATCAGTTTCTATCCTTCCAAGGAGTCTCCAAAACCTCCTGTACACCCAAACCCTAATTTACCCTGCAAATGGAAAACAGGAATTTTCAGAATtaactccctcccttccctaccctCCCCCCCTGAAGTCCTAAGTCTAGCCAGGAAACTGCCCTCACTGGGTATCTGAAGATGGGAGGGACTCAGGGTAGACATGGCCACCTCTCcctcctctattttccttttctttatgtcttttataCATTCTACTGGACCCAGAGGTCCTCAATGCTACTAAACTTTAAGCTATCTGTATATCATCTACTCAGTAACTagtaattctctctctctctctcttttctctaggattatatgaaataaatttgaattattattaataattattattttgtagtaatttttttcttttaaacccctcagcttctctttcttctctcttgttttttggttaaaaaaaaagtctatttctcttgaatcttctcACCCTTCTCCCTCGCTTAGGGTCCCCCCACCTCAGTTGGGATCCCCTCCTTTCCTGCATTGTTCCCATAACCCCCTGGTCGAAGTGTGGGGGTACACTGGAGAGTTCCTTGTCTTctcattctctatttcttgttcatCCCCTACTTTGTCTGGCTCAGCCTGGCTAGCCCCAGTGGGGGGAGCGGGGTGTGGGGGGAGGTATGGGGATGGGAGAGCCCACTGAATGAAACTAAATCATTTGCACCAATTGGTGACTCTCCCAGAAGAATGGCCAAGGAGAGGGGATTAATTCCTCAACCTAACTTTCTCCCCTGCCTCCTCTCCCACATTCTGGGAGGGGTCAGGCCTGCTTTAAACACCTCTAAAACACCCTCTGGAAAACCAAATGACATACCCCACCCCctgaaaaaaatggggaaaagaaaaaggaacataaacccaaacatatattaaaaacactttttaagctTTAACTCTGAAtacaaatgtattattttttcttcttctctccctacaTATATTCTAAACCTTctaaagtttttttatttttttaaggatcactttatcataaaataaaatatccttcTCATATAATAAATTACCtaataaaaagtcttttttttccatattagccCAGGTTCTTTGCTACATTTATATGGTAATAAACGCCTTTattaaaatagaatattaaattataaagaactgcttttttttgctattttgttttctcctctgtattgGACACCTCTCACTTGCTCTCCTGCCTCTCCggttttgtctctctctgtgtttaaGTTTATTTCTAGGTTTAGCTCGAGAAGTAGGGGGGCTGGATTGGGTTTTTCGAGCTCTCTAGATTAACAGTCTTCTGCCTTTATGGGATAAGGGATGGAAGGGGGCAAGGGGTGGAGATAGACAGCccttcttcccaccccacccccaacccccacccccgaTAACCGAGGGTCCCAATTTGGTTTTGGTTGCTATTGTACAGACGCATCTTGGGATGGCTCATGACCATGAGAAGGATGGAAGTTATCACAGTAtggatttttttatatatatatatcttattcctttccctttcttgatTTGGggtaggaaaggggagaagaggaggaagattaGTTAATTTATgatagggggaaggagagaaaggagtttTTCCCTGCCTCCCTATCTCTCCACCTCCTTACAAAGCAGGAAGTGGTTAGAGATTACTCAATAGTCCCACCCCATTATATACAAGGGTCCCTGGGTTCACCTAGGACTCTCACTCTCCTGCCCCTTCCCCAGCCTGGCCAGCAGAACCAGGGGAGTGTCAAGAGGTCAACAGCAGCCCTGATATGGGcgatgagggagggggaaaggtgaTATATCAAATTCTCTCTCCCAACTAGATAATCCTCAGAACAGCTCCCAGTGAGTGGTCCCCTCCCCAACATCCTACATGGCTCCCTCTTCAAGTCACCTTCCCATGCCCACACTGTTGGACAGGGGACTTGGAGCTCAGCACAATGAATGAAGATAGAAAAATGGCAGGAGCACATATCCCCACAACTGGATAGGGTTCTCACTCTTCTCCTTCCACAGTTTTCTGCCCCTATGAGGTCACAGAACAATTAGGATCCCCAACTATGGGGGCATCAGttttcattccttccctctccaGGCCACCGCCAACCAATCATTCCCCTCAGATGAATGCCATACCCCCCACAACAGATACACAAATTTAATGCCAACAGATGGTCAAGGAGTGGAGGTGCTCCTCCCTAATGCCCCTCAGAAGCCTGGTGATGCTGAAGAAAGAAGGGTTAGTTTCTCTTGGGCATTCAGAGTTTTTCTTtgtaggaggggagagaggggaggctCTGAGCAGTGGCAGGGGTGGCAGTGGGAATGGAAAGCAGTTGGTGAGATCTAGTAAATGGGAATGTGAAAGGGTCATGGAGGCATACTCTCTCCCCCCCTACCCCAACTCCATTCAGAGGAACATGGCTTCCCAAAAGCTGAGCTTAACTAGAGGAAAGGAAACggcaagggaggaaagaaatgacaggggatagaaagaaaggagatgaaaaagacaggagagaaagagtgagacagagaggagagagtgacaAGGGTGGATGGAGGCATATAAAAGTAGAGCAGAaatgaagagaggaaggagaaatagcAGAGGGAAAGACGAGAGAGAAAAGGACAAGTATATGAAAGTAAGAGCTAAGGGAGAAAGAGACATCCCCACTTGTTCCTCTAACTCAGTGCTTATTGTAGGGGATACCTTAATTCCCAAACCCTAGCCCCATCATTATTCTCTCCCCAACAATCTTCTAAAAAATACTGTagtggagagaagaagaggggagagatggaatgcCCCATGACAGGTTTCCCCTTCTGCCC
The DNA window shown above is from Notamacropus eugenii isolate mMacEug1 chromosome 2, mMacEug1.pri_v2, whole genome shotgun sequence and carries:
- the RAB25 gene encoding ras-related protein Rab-25, encoding MGNGAEEDYNFVFKVVLIGESGVGKTNLLSRFTRNEFSHDSRTTIGVEFSTRTVLLGTAAVKAQIWDTAGLERYRAITSAYYRGAVGALLVFDLTKHQTYAVVERWLKELYDHAEATIVVMLVGNKSDLSNAREVPTEEARMFAENNGLLFIETSALDSTNVELAFETVLKEIFSKVSKQRQNNARASTVTLSSAQPGQELGSEEKKACCINL